The Podarcis raffonei isolate rPodRaf1 chromosome Z, rPodRaf1.pri, whole genome shotgun sequence genome segment ctgccagtttTGCCAATTCTGGCTAGTGGTGACTGGAAATTCAGGTGATGTCCTGGTTgtgcactaagagacagccagGATGGTCTCAGTGGTTCACATGCACCACATCCTGGCTATGTGAGAAAGTTCCCCGCAGGGAGCTTTCTCAGACACCCTACCCAGCTGCTTGACTGCACATGCAGCAGGCAACAAGGTGCTGCTAACAAGAGAGTTTCTTCCCCTTTGGACAGAAGTTAAAAACTTGCCTTTAGCACTTTGCTGCCTCCCAGATGCTTCAAAGTCCTGACTTCATCATTTGTGACATTAAGTGATTGGTGGGTCATGCCCTCCTCTCAGACTAGGCCTGCAAGGCAAATCTTAATTAGGAACTGGTCTATGAAGCTAAGAAGATTCCCCACTGCTGATATAGTTCCTAATGCTACTGGAGTTGTTACCAACTACTCTCACGTGTTAAAGAAGAATTAGTGATACACAGAGGTGGGATGTGTGCTGGTTTGTTATCTTTGGCTGCTGTTCTCAACATGAGatgaggggttgttttttttacggAATTCTGGGGCCCTTTTGAGCTGGCACAGCCCTTGTGTGAGGTAAATTTCTGAGCCCCTTCTCAGTTTAAAAGTTCTCATGTGAAATTGAAATGAAGACTGTATGGCTTCCAAAAAGAAATTTTAGAATTGGTGAACCATTCAGTCTTCGGCTACACCTGAAGGAAGGCATAGTTGCTTCTCTTCACTGCTGAAGAAGGCAGGCTGAGCTGGTTTGAAAAGAAAGCTGCAACATTATCATGACTTCTTCTCTGATCCAAAGTCACATAAAGTCGCCGTATAGCTGTGGAaggcccaatacagtggtacctcaggttacaaatgcttcaggttacagactccgctaaccgagaaatagtacctcgggttaagaactttgcttcaggatgagaacagaaatcatgcggcggcgcagcagcagcaggaacccccattagctaaagtggtgcttcaggttaagaacagtttcaggtttagtacggacctccagaatgaattaagtacttaacccgaggtaccactttataagaGGCTCAGAAATATAGTGGTGCTCTAGAAAGAGCTAATTTGGGAAGGTAGGTGGCAACCAGAACTAGGGAGCCTGGTCCTTTCCTTATTGGCTATTTAATATCATGTGATGGCAGTTGTataaatgttgaatggtgggccatATTCCACTTTAATGACCAAAGCTACCTGCTATTGAGTAAGTTCTTACCGAAGTTGAGCAAGTTATTTTATggaagagatggggaacctgtagccttccagatgtttagaactccagccccaagcagcatagccaatgatcagctgtaatccaacagcatctggaggtacAGATgtgccccatccctgttttacagtattttaataggGGATAAATTTTGTTAAAACCTTGCCATGGTTCTGTAGTATTGGATTTTCTTCCTAACAGAGCTTGGAAGTGTGGTTGTACAATGTCTTAACGGTCCCTGGTGACTAAAAACCATGAGCCAGCAAGTCTTCTGTTTAGAGAGGAAACTGAGCACTCCCTATAAGCCAACCCTAGCTTCCATGTTATCACCGATGCAGAGGTCTGGGGTACTTTCCTCACGACAGAAGTCTTTCTACCTGCCCTGCTTCTGTGAATTGTAAAGCTTATAGTATACTATGCCTTGTTTTCTTTTCACTCCTCAGGCTGGCTGGAGTCCTCTGCATATTGCTGCATCTGCTGGCCGAGATGAAATTGTGAAAACTCTCATTAGGAAAGGTGCTCAGGTGAATGCTGTCAATCAGAATGGCTGCACGCCTCTGCATTATGCAGCATCCAAAAATAGGCAGGAGGTAAGATTTCCCTTGCTTCCTCACCTTCTCATTGCTCAACACAAAGCAGCCTGTTTGGTAACCTTTGTCTTTCCCCACTCATAGATTGCACTAATGCTGTTGGAGAACAGCGCTAATCCAGATGCAAAAGATCACTTGGCATCTACTCCACTACACAGAGCAGCATCCAAAGGAAACCTGAAAATGATACAAATTCTTTTGAAGTACAAAGCTTCTGCCAATCTACAGGATTCAGAGGGAAACACAGCTCTGTAAGAACTAACGTATTTGTGGTAGATTTTGCCCTAGTTTGTTTGAACCATACTTTTCAAGTTCATTGATATTAATACTTCTTTACTTAGCACAAACTATTCTCTAATGTTGAGAGTTTTCATTTAACAGGCtcagtaacttttttaaaaaaacaattcaaaCTGAGCTTCTTGGGATTCTACAAGAGAGGCTGTATTCTAAGATGTATGGTGCAGAAACAtccacaccatagctgtcaactgtcccttatttggcgggaaactcccttatcccagcaccgtttcccgctgctgtcccggattgatgatgtcccttaaatttcccgggtttcatgctcaccCGGCTCCGGAGGGAAGCAGCGTCTCGGGGTCCTCCGCCTCAGGCTGCGTCTccatctctccctttcccccctcaggggcgcgtcgtgaggagacgggtggcagtgggcgggcaggcagcccctctcttgctaGAATTCCACCACACTGCCCGGGGGAGCTGGAGGCAGCGGCGGTGGCTGAGGAggcagcctgagggaggaggaagaggagggacgcagaagggcagcGCTTCAGCAGCCCCTGTGGCACCACAACCGTCTCATGCCGGGCTCGCAGGCGGCGTAGGcgagagtctccctccctccctccctctctctcgggcggggaagggccgatggaactccttgtGCCAGGATGACGACAGCCCCGATGTGCTGCTTAGcttaccctccaaccagtgcagcatcttaatgtagtgattcccccctctgcatccctttgctgggttgctgcactgtgggaaccactgcttgaggctttgtttggctgctttgtttggttgactaaaatcccttattttggctgctgatcccttattttcgaggctgctggtcccttattttcaaatctgtaagttgacagctatgatccacaCAGATTGTACGCAGCCTAATCCCAAacataaatcccactgagttcagtccCATTGATTCTTTAGTAAATGCATGTGGGATTGTAGTGAGGAGCCTGGTGTTAGGTATGTTTATTTAAGATATGCATCCTACCAAGCTACTTAACTTCCAAGTAAGTGCACCCTGTTGCAGTTCTGGCCTTGGTTGAGATTTTGCATCAAATTATGATTTTGAGTAACAGtagtttgaaatcaaaccatgGCTTGTATGTCCAGGTGAACAACAGGCTAACTGTGAGTTAAAGCTGTTTATGACTATAATCCTAACGCTAATCACCTGGGTTTACACTGtcagttgcttttgttttctgtcATGAGTTTCGTGACATCCTCTTACCGCAGTAGCATCTAGAGGTGGAACAATTGCTGTAACTATCATGTCAATTCAGATATTGTGCCAAACTATAGTGAATGGTGGTTCAGTGTGATCTTGGTTTAGCATAGTGTCTGAATTGAGCCTTAAACACCTTGATGTAAATGATGGGATTTCACAGGGGGACAGGGGTTAGTTCAGGCCTACTTTTAAGATAGGTGGGGCCTACAAAGAAATACAGGCTGATAGCTCACTACTGCCTTGTCATGTGTCTCTAGCATAGTTGGTAATTTTTCATCTTATTTACAGCCATTTAGCCTGTGATGAAGAGAGAGCAGATGAAGCTAAACTACTAGTGTCTCACGGAGCAAGCATATACATTGAGAACAAAGAAGACAAGACTCCACTGCAAGTTGCAAAAGGTGGCCTGGGTTCCATACTAAGGAGGCTAGTTGAAGGCTAGCTGTGTCAGTCAAATTGAATTCCATTCTTCGTGAAAGTACTGAAGACTTTTCACTGTCTTTAGGTTGGCTTTAACAGTCACAACTTGAATTTTTATTGTACTGCATCAATTACACTTCTCTACATTTTCCATGGCCAAACGAAACTTTATAATTTTTTGTTGCTAAGTTTattgttgcttaaaaaaaaattaaagccctGCTTTTCCTATAGAAAGAATCTATCTTTCTATACAGGTTCTAACGATCTTTTTAAATACATTTGCTTGTAAAGGAACAGTATTCAATATTTCCTCAAGGCAATTCTTGTTAACTAAGTTTATTACTCAGTTCAAGTGTCATCATGGTTGTGCGAAATAAAATTTGGGGAAGGAGAATGAGGACTGTGTAAAAGTTGTTTGCTTTGTTGTATGTCTCCTTGGAATTCTTATTTACAGAAACCTGTTGGTTCAACCTTATACCCAGTACAGGGAGAGTGTTATAGGAATGGAGCATTGTGGGAAGGCAGTGGGCTTAATTCAGCTAAAGCGATTATAGACATAG includes the following:
- the PSMD10 gene encoding 26S proteasome non-ATPase regulatory subunit 10 isoform X1; its protein translation is MEGGSVSNVEVCNLAYTGRLEELKERLSANRSLAERADQDNRTALHWACSAGHADIVDFLLSLGVHVNDKDDAGWSPLHIAASAGRDEIVKTLIRKGAQVNAVNQNGCTPLHYAASKNRQEIALMLLENSANPDAKDHLASTPLHRAASKGNLKMIQILLKYKASANLQDSEGNTALHLACDEERADEAKLLVSHGASIYIENKEDKTPLQVAKGGLGSILRRLVEG
- the PSMD10 gene encoding 26S proteasome non-ATPase regulatory subunit 10 isoform X2; translated protein: MEGGSVSNVEDNRTALHWACSAGHADIVDFLLSLGVHVNDKDDAGWSPLHIAASAGRDEIVKTLIRKGAQVNAVNQNGCTPLHYAASKNRQEIALMLLENSANPDAKDHLASTPLHRAASKGNLKMIQILLKYKASANLQDSEGNTALHLACDEERADEAKLLVSHGASIYIENKEDKTPLQVAKGGLGSILRRLVEG